A region from the Natronomonas salsuginis genome encodes:
- a CDS encoding MFS transporter yields MTLDSDHVLGDPRRALARRVYYGWIIVIGCFLASMIVFGTTYAFGVFYDSFITAFESSETLLAVVFGIQTALLYFAGVVVSRLVERYGSRRILALSSVLLVVGLLWTATAESYVELLASFGVVAALGMAGLYNVSYATLPQWFDRRRGTATGVASAGLGIGLVVIPPGTDALISAFGWRTAVVVLAGFIALVSIVTVVLFATDPDDVGADLSREFGDRSDVETDAAPDRNVFAIVTSSRFLLVFVGWTLIFAPMYVIFGHIVVHASETGIGRSVGVLSIAVIGIATSVARFGVGPFSDRFGRPRTFIASSLLLGGSTAALAVASSAAPFLIAVALFGLGYAGSGGLIGAVTADLFGNRSINTLFAVLSSSFAVAGLISPPAARLWFEAQGSYRPALFVFGLLGVLGGLCVWTALRSSGRSN; encoded by the coding sequence ACTCCGATCACGTGCTGGGCGATCCGCGTCGCGCGCTCGCCCGGCGCGTCTACTACGGCTGGATCATCGTGATCGGATGTTTCTTGGCGTCGATGATCGTCTTCGGAACGACCTACGCGTTCGGCGTTTTCTACGACTCCTTTATTACCGCGTTCGAGAGCTCAGAGACACTCCTCGCCGTCGTGTTCGGCATCCAGACCGCACTTTTGTACTTCGCGGGCGTCGTCGTGAGCCGTCTGGTCGAGCGATACGGCTCGCGTCGAATCCTCGCACTCTCCTCGGTGTTACTCGTCGTCGGGTTGCTCTGGACGGCGACGGCGGAGTCGTACGTCGAGTTACTCGCGTCGTTCGGCGTCGTCGCCGCACTGGGGATGGCCGGCCTCTACAACGTCAGCTACGCCACGCTCCCCCAGTGGTTCGATCGCCGTCGCGGGACTGCGACCGGAGTCGCCTCGGCCGGCCTCGGAATCGGGCTGGTCGTCATCCCACCTGGCACCGATGCGCTGATCTCGGCGTTCGGATGGCGGACGGCGGTGGTCGTACTCGCCGGATTCATCGCCCTGGTCTCGATCGTCACCGTGGTTCTCTTTGCCACCGATCCAGACGACGTCGGTGCCGACCTGAGCCGCGAGTTCGGCGACCGTTCCGACGTCGAGACCGATGCGGCACCCGACCGAAACGTCTTCGCCATCGTGACTTCCTCGCGGTTTTTGTTGGTCTTCGTCGGATGGACGCTGATTTTCGCGCCGATGTACGTTATCTTCGGTCACATCGTCGTTCACGCCTCGGAGACAGGGATCGGGCGATCGGTCGGCGTCCTGTCGATCGCCGTGATCGGAATCGCGACGAGCGTCGCCAGATTCGGCGTCGGTCCGTTCTCGGATCGGTTCGGACGCCCACGGACGTTTATCGCGAGTAGCCTCCTTCTCGGCGGCTCGACCGCGGCGTTGGCCGTGGCGTCGTCAGCGGCTCCCTTCCTCATCGCCGTTGCGCTCTTCGGACTCGGATACGCCGGGAGCGGCGGCCTCATCGGTGCCGTCACCGCCGACCTCTTCGGAAATCGGTCGATCAACACCCTGTTCGCCGTCCTGTCGTCCTCGTTCGCGGTCGCGGGGCTGATCTCGCCGCCCGCCGCGAGGCTTTGGTTCGAGGCGCAGGGTAGCTACCGTCCCGCACTGTTCGTGTTCGGGCTACTCGGCGTTCTCGGCGGACTGTGCGTCTGGACCGCCCTTCGATCGAGCGGTCGATCGAACTGA
- a CDS encoding DUF7384 family protein, with amino-acid sequence MRDDREADPTRIVVDADVLAADLLVGGAARAVMDVLRTHSWLELVATDPLLDDAEAVIESLADRELARAWREEIESLAVVVEQPPEDHPALAAAYRGRASHVVTFDEGLRSPEAGASLRGVFDVSVRSPDAFVAVVDPAAIYELAFEDEYLGPDRDGR; translated from the coding sequence GTGCGTGACGATCGCGAGGCCGATCCGACGCGCATCGTCGTCGATGCCGACGTGCTCGCCGCCGATCTGCTCGTCGGCGGAGCCGCACGGGCGGTGATGGACGTGCTTCGAACCCACTCGTGGCTCGAACTCGTCGCGACCGACCCGCTTCTCGACGACGCCGAGGCGGTCATCGAATCCCTCGCGGATCGGGAGCTCGCGAGAGCGTGGCGAGAGGAGATCGAGTCGCTCGCCGTCGTCGTTGAACAGCCCCCCGAGGACCATCCGGCGCTCGCGGCCGCCTACCGGGGACGCGCCTCGCACGTGGTCACGTTCGACGAGGGGCTTCGCAGCCCCGAGGCGGGAGCGAGCCTCCGCGGCGTCTTCGACGTGAGCGTCCGTTCCCCCGACGCGTTCGTCGCGGTGGTCGATCCGGCTGCGATCTACGAACTCGCCTTCGAAGACGAGTATCTGGGCCCCGACCGAGACGGTCGGTGA
- a CDS encoding putative sulfate/molybdate transporter has product MALSSRLSPFRTFEISTGELTGAIGDSITVLPLVVSLGVLTPASLPHLLVWFAVFRVVWGILYGVPLSVEPMKAIAGLAIVGGITYGELAAAGLLAGGVLLVVGWRNWLEHIDGVIGEPVVRGVQFAVACMLVVAAVELVVAAPAVAGAGLAIAVTVALVSRRAVALVLLVVGGVWAAATVGVPQPTLPEMGLFPTGEPSVSIAAIEGLTAQLAMTVGNAAIATSLLLSDLYDADVSSDRLAGSMGVMNLAAVPFGALPMCHGSGGLAGKHAFGARTGTANLVAGALYLGLAFVADLLVAFPMALLGVLLLVVAASLARVALGATDRPLFVLAIGGVSIVTNVGAAFVAGVVWWRLRG; this is encoded by the coding sequence GTGGCACTTTCGTCGCGTCTCTCGCCGTTTCGGACGTTCGAGATCAGCACCGGAGAGCTGACCGGCGCGATAGGAGATTCGATTACGGTGCTCCCGCTCGTCGTCTCGCTGGGGGTGTTGACGCCGGCCTCGCTCCCGCATCTGCTCGTCTGGTTCGCCGTCTTTCGGGTCGTCTGGGGAATCCTCTACGGCGTTCCGCTGTCCGTCGAACCCATGAAAGCGATCGCTGGGCTGGCGATCGTCGGCGGAATCACGTACGGTGAACTCGCCGCCGCGGGGTTGCTCGCTGGAGGTGTGTTGCTCGTCGTCGGCTGGCGAAACTGGCTCGAACACATCGACGGCGTCATCGGCGAACCGGTGGTCCGGGGCGTCCAGTTCGCCGTCGCGTGCATGCTCGTCGTCGCCGCGGTCGAACTGGTCGTCGCGGCCCCCGCGGTGGCCGGTGCGGGGCTCGCCATCGCCGTGACAGTGGCTCTCGTCTCGCGTCGTGCGGTCGCGCTCGTGCTCCTCGTCGTTGGTGGGGTGTGGGCGGCCGCGACCGTCGGCGTTCCGCAGCCGACGCTGCCGGAGATGGGGCTCTTTCCGACCGGCGAGCCATCGGTTTCGATCGCTGCCATCGAGGGGCTCACCGCGCAGCTCGCGATGACGGTCGGCAACGCCGCGATCGCCACCTCGCTCCTCCTTTCGGACCTCTACGACGCGGACGTGTCGTCGGACAGACTCGCCGGAAGCATGGGCGTGATGAACCTCGCGGCGGTTCCCTTCGGCGCGCTGCCGATGTGTCACGGGTCCGGCGGGCTCGCGGGAAAGCACGCCTTCGGTGCGCGAACGGGAACGGCGAACCTCGTCGCGGGCGCGCTGTATCTCGGGCTCGCATTCGTCGCCGACCTTCTCGTCGCGTTTCCGATGGCGCTCCTTGGCGTCCTCCTGTTGGTGGTCGCCGCCTCGCTCGCCCGCGTCGCGCTCGGGGCCACCGATCGGCCGCTGTTCGTCCTCGCGATCGGCGGCGTCTCGATCGTCACGAACGTCGGCGCAGCGTTCGTGGCCGGCGTGGTGTGGTGGCGACTCCGCGGGTGA